One Saccharopolyspora erythraea NRRL 2338 genomic region harbors:
- a CDS encoding MFS transporter has translation MTTRCPEAEEQNPAIAPTEPPAPPGIDEPTPPEPNARPRTAPRWLVLAVLCTSLLLTGLDLTVLHVAVPSLARDLSPSAPALLWIVDVYSLTVAALLVTCGTLADRVGRRRVVIAGFAVFGLASLAAAFADNAPQLIAARAALGAGTALIMAATVAIIRNVFDDARERTIAIGLWTAAHSVGTTLGPLVGGALVENFHWGAVFLVNVPIVAVVLVVGVRVIPESRDPVPRRWDLPSALLSMCGLGGFVYGLKQIADPSGLTPASAVVGLAGSALLVWFGVRQRRLRHPLLDLGLFRDRRFSAGALAIFGCFGTYVATLFLLTQWLQQAGGHSPLQAGAAVVPLAAANALGAALAPWGSNRWGHRRAMAAALVAFASALVVFVVAGNSAGYPLIAGMLVVAGFGAGVVMTAGSDLTTGTVSPHRAGEAAAVQETSFELSAGVTVAVLGSVLAISYRFAVPPPPYLGPVDAASVGESVGAVADVRRHLSPEHAADLQVLTANAFDHGVRVASAAGAAVLLVTAIATAVLLRTSRTSG, from the coding sequence GTGACGACGAGGTGCCCGGAAGCCGAAGAGCAGAACCCAGCAATCGCGCCGACCGAACCGCCGGCGCCGCCCGGAATCGACGAGCCGACGCCGCCCGAACCGAACGCGAGGCCCCGGACGGCACCGCGGTGGCTGGTGCTCGCGGTGCTCTGCACCAGCCTGCTGCTGACCGGCCTCGACCTCACGGTCCTGCACGTGGCCGTGCCGAGCCTCGCGCGTGACCTGAGCCCGAGCGCCCCGGCGCTGCTCTGGATCGTCGACGTGTACTCGCTGACGGTCGCCGCGCTGCTGGTGACCTGCGGGACGCTGGCCGACCGCGTCGGGCGCAGGCGGGTCGTGATCGCCGGGTTCGCGGTGTTCGGGCTCGCCTCCCTCGCGGCGGCCTTCGCGGACAACGCACCGCAGCTGATCGCCGCGCGGGCGGCCCTCGGCGCAGGGACCGCGCTCATCATGGCGGCGACCGTGGCCATCATCCGCAACGTGTTCGACGACGCCCGGGAACGCACGATCGCGATCGGGCTCTGGACCGCCGCGCACAGCGTCGGGACCACGCTCGGCCCGCTGGTCGGCGGGGCTCTCGTCGAGAACTTCCACTGGGGCGCGGTGTTCCTGGTCAACGTGCCGATCGTGGCCGTGGTGCTGGTCGTCGGCGTCCGCGTCATCCCGGAGTCCCGCGACCCGGTTCCACGTCGCTGGGACCTGCCGAGCGCTCTGCTGTCGATGTGCGGCCTCGGCGGGTTCGTCTACGGGCTGAAGCAGATCGCCGACCCGTCCGGGCTCACACCCGCGTCGGCCGTTGTCGGGCTCGCGGGGTCGGCCCTCCTGGTGTGGTTCGGGGTGCGGCAGCGGAGACTGCGGCATCCGCTGCTGGACCTCGGCCTGTTCCGGGATCGCCGGTTCAGCGCGGGAGCGCTGGCGATCTTCGGCTGCTTCGGCACCTACGTCGCGACGTTGTTCCTGCTGACGCAGTGGCTCCAGCAGGCGGGAGGGCACAGCCCGTTGCAGGCCGGTGCGGCCGTGGTGCCGCTGGCCGCGGCGAACGCGCTCGGCGCCGCCCTGGCGCCGTGGGGCTCCAACCGCTGGGGGCACCGGCGGGCCATGGCCGCCGCGCTGGTCGCCTTCGCCTCGGCCCTGGTCGTGTTCGTCGTCGCCGGGAACTCCGCCGGATATCCGCTGATCGCGGGAATGCTGGTCGTCGCGGGATTCGGCGCGGGAGTCGTCATGACCGCCGGATCGGACCTGACCACCGGCACGGTCAGCCCGCACCGGGCCGGAGAGGCCGCCGCCGTCCAGGAGACGTCGTTCGAGCTTTCCGCGGGCGTCACCGTGGCGGTTCTCGGATCCGTGCTGGCGATCTCGTACCGCTTCGCCGTGCCGCCACCGCCCTACCTCGGGCCGGTGGACGCGGCGTCGGTCGGTGAATCCGTCGGTGCCGTAGCGGACGTGCGGCGGCATCTGTCGCCCGAACACGCCGCCGATCTCCAGGTGCTCACCGCGAACGCGTTCGACCACGGCGTCCGCGTGGCTTCCGCCGCCGGTGCCGCGGTCCTGCTGGTGACCGCGATCGCGACCGCGGTGCTGCTCAGGACTTCCCGAACCAGCGGGTGA
- a CDS encoding winged helix-turn-helix transcriptional regulator codes for MKKVRIRERIEEMSDYCDVEVALVVVGGKWKLLILKYLVDGPQRFGELRRALPGITQRMLTRQLRELENDGIVSRTVHAEVPPRTEYRLTEIGDSLRALISDLDEWGKWYRGHLLSRADAPDS; via the coding sequence GTGAAGAAGGTGCGGATCCGCGAACGCATCGAGGAGATGTCCGACTACTGCGACGTCGAGGTCGCGCTGGTCGTCGTCGGCGGCAAGTGGAAGCTGCTCATCCTGAAGTACCTGGTCGACGGCCCGCAGCGGTTCGGCGAACTCCGCCGCGCACTGCCCGGGATCACCCAGCGGATGCTCACCCGGCAACTGCGGGAACTGGAGAACGACGGAATCGTCTCGCGCACCGTCCACGCCGAAGTGCCGCCGCGCACCGAATACCGGCTGACCGAGATCGGCGACAGCCTCCGCGCATTGATCAGCGACCTCGACGAATGGGGCAAGTGGTATCGCGGCCACCTGCTGAGCCGCGCCGACGCACCCGATTCCTGA
- a CDS encoding ESX secretion-associated protein EspG, which yields MRPGAEADPIVLSALEFDVVCEAEKLTEHRHVALTVPSPGATYTERAELVAGAWAGLRQRGLAEGHRDRVDVDLGDLLVLLDRPQRSIDVRIWADRPVRALASANGPNGLLTIVDGDIVELTPVRAGSLAEAAVSVAGDAEPGAGRPVSLPNDVLREASDYAGPDNPQVFVDELRSLGVGTDDAAEVARMADGMGMRGQFGAESSPQRGAKPERADRVVAFHDTPQGRYLHVVRASGDGRRWSTIAPANNQRIAEYVRELLSEVFED from the coding sequence GTGCGCCCTGGAGCCGAAGCCGACCCCATCGTGCTGTCCGCGCTCGAGTTCGACGTGGTGTGCGAGGCCGAGAAGCTGACCGAGCACCGCCACGTCGCGCTCACCGTGCCCAGCCCGGGCGCGACCTACACCGAGCGCGCCGAGCTCGTCGCGGGGGCGTGGGCCGGGCTGCGGCAGCGCGGGCTCGCCGAGGGCCACCGCGACCGGGTCGACGTGGACCTCGGCGACCTGCTCGTGCTGCTCGACCGCCCGCAGCGCAGCATCGACGTGCGGATCTGGGCCGACCGGCCGGTCCGGGCGCTGGCATCGGCCAACGGGCCCAACGGCCTGCTGACGATCGTGGACGGCGACATCGTCGAGCTGACGCCGGTCCGGGCCGGTTCGCTGGCCGAGGCCGCGGTGTCGGTCGCCGGGGACGCGGAGCCGGGTGCCGGGCGCCCGGTGAGCCTGCCCAACGACGTGCTGCGCGAGGCCAGCGACTACGCGGGCCCGGACAACCCGCAGGTGTTCGTCGACGAGCTGCGTTCGCTGGGCGTCGGCACCGACGACGCCGCCGAGGTGGCGCGGATGGCCGACGGCATGGGCATGCGCGGCCAGTTCGGCGCCGAGAGCTCCCCGCAGCGCGGCGCGAAACCCGAGCGTGCGGACCGCGTCGTCGCCTTCCACGACACGCCGCAGGGCCGGTACCTGCACGTCGTGCGCGCCAGCGGGGACGGCCGCAGGTGGAGCACCATCGCACCGGCCAACAACCAGCGCATCGCCGAGTACGTCCGCGAACTGCTCAGCGAGGTTTTCGAGGACTGA
- a CDS encoding DUF3558 domain-containing protein produces MSVRTGYGLVGMALVGLLASGCTVNGPDAQPTPATTSEDAGPQRPRDLAFAGKQGADLCTLLTPEQQTQLNVSRPKPAAPDEYSSYPSCMWFGPPGEETGMDVSVYAVPMALKDFKDQKLGEGTPETTSSYVVAGGFPAEQAQSAGREAYGCSVAVDVAEGQTLWAGAATLVPGTVSNQQMCGQAKQVAEFAVATLQSQG; encoded by the coding sequence GTGTCCGTGCGTACTGGGTACGGCCTGGTGGGAATGGCCCTCGTCGGCCTTCTGGCGAGCGGCTGCACGGTCAACGGCCCCGATGCACAGCCAACTCCGGCCACCACGTCGGAGGACGCCGGTCCGCAGCGTCCGCGTGACCTCGCGTTCGCCGGCAAGCAGGGCGCGGATCTCTGCACTCTGCTGACGCCGGAGCAGCAGACGCAGCTCAACGTCTCACGTCCCAAGCCCGCTGCCCCGGACGAGTACAGCAGCTACCCGTCCTGCATGTGGTTCGGCCCGCCAGGTGAGGAAACCGGCATGGACGTTTCGGTCTACGCGGTTCCCATGGCGCTGAAGGACTTCAAGGACCAGAAGCTGGGGGAGGGGACTCCCGAAACCACGTCTTCGTATGTAGTCGCAGGCGGATTTCCTGCCGAGCAGGCGCAGAGCGCGGGCAGGGAGGCGTACGGGTGCAGCGTGGCCGTCGACGTGGCCGAGGGGCAGACGCTGTGGGCCGGCGCGGCCACTCTCGTTCCCGGCACGGTGTCGAACCAGCAGATGTGCGGTCAGGCGAAGCAGGTCGCCGAGTTCGCCGTGGCCACGTTGCAGAGCCAGGGCTAG
- a CDS encoding response regulator: protein MTRVLVVDDEPQLLRALRINLTARGYEVLTAVDGKAALRAAGDGKPDAVVLDLGLPDMDGSEVIAGLRGWTTVPIIVLSARTDSTDKVHALDAGADDYVTKPFGMDELLARLRAAVRRANTADREDQPVVETATFSVDLAAKKVRREGAEVHLTPTEWGMLEVLVRNKGRLVGQKQLLKDVWGPAYANETHYLRVYLAQLRRKLEADPSRPRHLITEAGMGYRFEV from the coding sequence ATGACGAGGGTGCTGGTGGTCGACGACGAGCCGCAGCTCCTGCGCGCACTGCGCATCAACCTCACCGCGCGCGGGTACGAGGTGCTGACCGCCGTCGACGGCAAGGCCGCGCTCCGTGCCGCCGGGGACGGCAAACCGGACGCGGTGGTGCTCGACCTGGGACTTCCGGACATGGACGGCAGTGAGGTCATCGCCGGGCTGCGCGGCTGGACGACGGTGCCGATCATCGTGCTGTCGGCGCGCACCGACTCGACCGACAAGGTGCACGCGCTGGACGCGGGCGCCGACGACTACGTCACCAAACCCTTCGGCATGGACGAACTGCTCGCCCGGCTGCGCGCGGCGGTTCGCCGCGCGAACACGGCGGACCGGGAGGACCAGCCGGTGGTGGAGACCGCGACCTTCAGCGTGGACCTGGCGGCGAAGAAGGTGCGGCGCGAGGGCGCGGAGGTCCACCTCACGCCGACGGAGTGGGGCATGCTGGAGGTCCTGGTCCGCAACAAGGGACGGCTGGTCGGCCAGAAGCAGCTGCTCAAGGACGTCTGGGGGCCCGCGTACGCCAACGAGACCCACTACCTGCGGGTCTACCTCGCGCAGCTGCGCCGCAAGCTCGAAGCCGACCCGAGCCGCCCCCGCCACCTGATCACCGAGGCCGGCATGGGCTACCGCTTCGAGGTGTGA
- a CDS encoding sensor histidine kinase yields the protein MAGKSARRGELRIYLGAAPGVGKTYAMLGEAHRRAARGTDVVVGLVETHAREKTAALLDGLEVVPRRRIAHRGVEVTEMDLDAVLARRPEVAVVDELAHTNAPGSRNEKRWQDIDELLDAGINVLSTVNVQHLESLNDVVEAITGVRQQETVPDEVVRRAGQIELADITPEALRRRMAHGNVYSADRVDAALGNYFRTGNLTALRELALLWLADQVDVALRRYRAERKITDTWEARERVVVSITGGPESETLIRRARRIAARAGAELQVVHVLRGDGLAGASPGNLARARRLADGVGASFHTVVGDDVPEALLEFARGADATQLVVGTSRRSRWARLLDEGIGAAVVQKSGSIDVHMVTHPEAGGRRLFKNIARNPLSSARQLWGWVLALALPSAVTALAYFSGAMALSADVVGYFLATVVVALVGGMAPAITAALLSGGLLNFFLTPPLYSLTIAEPQNVVTLLAMLFVGLLVAILVDRAARLAERAAHARTEAALLASYARTVLTHPDPLPRLLEKVVENFGLTSAALLERQEGDWHVAASTGPRPCTRPGESDVDIEVNPDVHLVLKGPGDRALPAADRTVLEGAAGQALVALRQQRMAAEAREAQRRADATELRTALLSAVGHDLRTPLASIKASVSSLRAPDLRLSEEDTTELLTGVEESADRLTALVDNLLDSSRLATGAIVPRLDPVGYDEIVFRALAGLDGRQHVDIDTDESLPDVLADAGLLERVVANVVQNALKYGRPEGGRIGVRASAHASWVELRVVDHGPGLPEGAAETVFAPFERLGDRGGRGDQGETGVGLGLSVAKGFMEAMQGSIRAEDTPGGGLTIVLSLPAASPAVGDGVGSAGDGAVVHGGGAAPGAVVPADVDEQGRR from the coding sequence GTGGCAGGCAAGAGCGCCAGGCGTGGCGAGCTGCGGATCTACCTCGGCGCCGCGCCGGGCGTCGGCAAGACCTACGCGATGCTGGGCGAGGCGCACCGCCGGGCCGCCCGCGGAACCGACGTCGTGGTCGGCCTGGTGGAGACCCACGCCCGGGAGAAGACCGCCGCGCTGCTCGACGGCCTGGAGGTCGTGCCGCGCCGCCGCATCGCGCATCGCGGCGTCGAGGTCACCGAGATGGACCTCGACGCGGTGCTGGCGCGGCGTCCCGAGGTCGCGGTCGTCGACGAGCTCGCCCACACCAACGCGCCCGGCTCCCGCAACGAGAAGCGCTGGCAGGACATCGACGAGCTGCTGGACGCGGGCATCAACGTGCTCTCCACGGTCAACGTCCAGCACCTGGAGAGCCTCAACGACGTCGTCGAGGCCATCACCGGCGTCCGCCAGCAGGAGACGGTGCCCGACGAGGTGGTGCGGCGCGCCGGGCAGATCGAGCTGGCCGACATCACCCCGGAGGCCCTGCGCAGGCGGATGGCCCACGGCAACGTCTACTCGGCCGACCGGGTCGACGCCGCGCTCGGCAACTACTTCCGCACCGGCAACCTCACCGCGCTGCGCGAGCTGGCGCTGCTCTGGCTGGCCGACCAGGTCGACGTGGCGCTGCGCCGCTACCGGGCCGAGCGCAAGATCACCGACACCTGGGAGGCGCGGGAACGCGTCGTGGTGTCGATCACCGGCGGCCCGGAGAGCGAGACCCTCATCCGGCGCGCCCGCCGCATCGCCGCCCGCGCGGGCGCCGAGCTGCAGGTCGTGCACGTGCTGCGCGGCGACGGCCTGGCCGGGGCGTCGCCGGGCAACCTCGCCCGGGCCCGCCGCCTGGCCGACGGGGTCGGCGCCAGCTTCCACACCGTCGTCGGCGACGACGTGCCCGAGGCGCTGCTGGAGTTCGCCCGCGGCGCCGACGCCACCCAGCTCGTGGTCGGCACGTCCCGCCGGTCCCGGTGGGCGCGGCTGCTCGACGAGGGGATCGGCGCCGCGGTCGTGCAGAAGTCCGGCTCGATCGACGTGCACATGGTCACCCACCCCGAGGCGGGCGGGCGGAGGCTGTTCAAGAACATCGCGCGCAACCCGCTGTCGTCGGCCCGTCAGCTCTGGGGCTGGGTGCTGGCGCTGGCGTTGCCCAGCGCCGTCACGGCGCTCGCCTACTTCTCCGGGGCGATGGCGCTGTCGGCCGACGTGGTCGGCTACTTCCTGGCCACCGTCGTCGTCGCCCTGGTCGGCGGGATGGCCCCGGCGATCACCGCGGCGCTGCTTTCGGGCGGACTGCTCAACTTCTTCCTGACCCCGCCGCTGTACTCGCTGACGATCGCCGAGCCGCAGAACGTGGTGACACTGCTGGCGATGCTGTTCGTCGGGCTGCTGGTGGCGATACTGGTCGACCGCGCCGCCCGGCTCGCCGAACGCGCCGCGCACGCCCGCACCGAGGCCGCCCTGCTGGCGTCCTACGCCCGCACGGTGCTCACCCACCCCGATCCGCTGCCGCGCCTGCTGGAGAAGGTGGTGGAGAACTTCGGGCTGACCTCGGCAGCGCTGCTGGAACGCCAGGAAGGCGACTGGCACGTGGCGGCGTCGACCGGCCCGCGGCCGTGCACCAGGCCGGGTGAGTCCGATGTGGACATCGAGGTGAACCCGGACGTGCACCTGGTGCTCAAGGGCCCCGGCGACCGGGCGCTGCCCGCCGCCGACCGCACGGTGCTGGAAGGCGCGGCCGGGCAGGCGCTGGTGGCGCTGCGCCAGCAGCGGATGGCCGCCGAGGCGCGGGAAGCGCAGCGCCGCGCCGACGCGACGGAGCTGCGCACCGCCCTGCTCTCGGCGGTCGGCCACGACCTGCGGACCCCGCTGGCCTCGATCAAGGCGTCGGTGAGCAGCCTGCGCGCGCCGGACCTGCGGCTTTCGGAGGAGGACACCACCGAGCTGCTGACCGGGGTGGAGGAGTCGGCGGACCGGCTGACCGCGCTGGTGGACAACCTGCTGGACTCCTCGCGGCTGGCCACCGGGGCGATCGTGCCCCGGCTCGACCCGGTCGGCTACGACGAGATCGTCTTCCGCGCGCTGGCCGGGCTGGACGGCAGGCAGCACGTCGACATCGACACCGACGAGTCGCTGCCGGACGTGCTCGCCGACGCGGGCCTGCTGGAGCGCGTGGTCGCCAACGTCGTGCAGAACGCGTTGAAGTACGGGCGCCCGGAAGGCGGCCGCATCGGCGTGCGCGCGAGCGCACACGCGTCGTGGGTGGAGCTGCGTGTCGTCGACCACGGGCCGGGACTGCCCGAAGGCGCCGCCGAGACCGTGTTCGCGCCTTTCGAGCGCCTCGGCGACCGCGGCGGTCGCGGGGACCAGGGCGAAACGGGCGTGGGCCTCGGCCTCAGCGTCGCGAAGGGGTTCATGGAGGCCATGCAGGGCTCGATCCGGGCCGAGGACACCCCCGGCGGCGGCCTGACGATCGTGCTGTCGCTGCCCGCCGCCAGCCCGGCGGTGGGCGATGGCGTCGGTTCGGCCGGCGACGGCGCGGTTGTTCACGGCGGCGGTGCGGCGCCGGGCGCGGTGGTACCGGCCGACGTGGACGAACAGGGGAGACGATGA